The following coding sequences lie in one Aquabacterium olei genomic window:
- a CDS encoding circularly permuted type 2 ATP-grasp protein, with protein MRFFDEMHASRADVRDHYKVYDRWLGRQPQDLMNSRRAEAEMIFRRVGITFAVYGDKDETGDGTERLIPFDLIPRIIPAHEWREMEKGLRQRVTALNRFLEDIYHDQAILKAGVIPAEPVLNNAQCRKEMMGLNVPGGIYSIIAGIDIVRACNPDGSGTYYVLEDNLRVPSGVSYMLENRKMSMRLFPELFAEHRVAPVAHYPDLLLDTLRTMAPAGVNEPTAVVLTPGMYNSAYFEHAFLAQQMGIELVEGQDLFVKDDFVYMRTTRGPQRVDVIYRRVDDDFMDPEVFRKDSTLGVAGLLRAYRAGNVTLANAFGTGIADDKSIYPYVPRMIEFYLGEKPILQNVPTYVCREKDDLQYTLDHLDELVVKEVHGAGGYGMLVGPAATQAEVETFRQVLLANPGNYIAQPTLSLSTCPTFVESGIAPRHIDLRPFVLSGKEVRMVPGGLTRVALKEGSLVVNSSQGGGTKDTWVLES; from the coding sequence ATGCGATTCTTCGACGAGATGCACGCGAGCCGCGCCGATGTGCGCGACCATTACAAGGTCTACGACCGCTGGCTCGGCCGGCAGCCTCAGGACCTGATGAACTCCCGGCGTGCCGAAGCGGAAATGATCTTCCGCCGGGTGGGCATCACGTTCGCGGTGTATGGCGACAAGGACGAAACGGGCGACGGCACCGAGCGCCTCATACCTTTCGATCTGATCCCGCGCATCATTCCTGCCCACGAATGGCGCGAGATGGAGAAGGGCCTGAGGCAGCGCGTCACCGCTCTCAACCGTTTCCTTGAAGACATCTACCATGACCAGGCCATTCTCAAGGCCGGCGTCATCCCTGCCGAACCCGTGCTCAACAACGCCCAGTGCCGCAAGGAGATGATGGGCCTGAACGTGCCCGGCGGCATCTACTCCATCATCGCCGGCATCGACATCGTGCGGGCCTGCAACCCCGATGGGAGCGGCACGTATTACGTGCTGGAAGACAACCTGCGTGTGCCCTCCGGCGTGAGCTACATGCTCGAGAACCGCAAGATGTCGATGCGGCTCTTTCCCGAACTGTTTGCCGAGCACCGCGTGGCCCCGGTGGCGCACTACCCCGACCTGCTGCTCGACACGCTGCGCACCATGGCGCCGGCCGGTGTCAACGAGCCCACGGCCGTGGTGCTCACGCCCGGCATGTACAACTCGGCCTACTTCGAACACGCCTTCCTCGCACAGCAGATGGGCATCGAGCTGGTCGAGGGGCAGGACCTGTTCGTCAAGGACGACTTCGTCTACATGCGCACCACGCGCGGCCCTCAGCGGGTGGACGTGATCTACCGGCGCGTGGACGACGACTTCATGGACCCCGAGGTCTTCCGCAAGGATTCGACCCTGGGCGTGGCCGGGCTGCTGCGCGCCTACCGCGCCGGCAACGTGACGCTGGCCAACGCCTTCGGCACCGGGATCGCCGACGACAAGTCGATCTACCCCTACGTGCCCAGGATGATCGAGTTCTACCTGGGCGAGAAGCCGATCCTGCAGAACGTGCCCACCTATGTCTGCCGCGAAAAGGATGACCTGCAGTACACGCTGGATCACCTGGATGAGCTGGTGGTGAAGGAAGTGCACGGCGCAGGCGGCTACGGCATGCTGGTCGGCCCGGCGGCCACCCAGGCCGAGGTGGAAACCTTCCGCCAGGTGCTGCTCGCCAATCCGGGCAACTACATCGCGCAGCCCACGCTGTCGCTGTCGACCTGTCCGACCTTCGTCGAAAGCGGCATCGCGCCGCGCCACATCGACCTGCGGCCCTTTGTCCTGTCGGGCAAGGAGGTGCGCATGGTGCCGGGCGGCCTGACCCGCGTGGCGCTCAAGGAAGGCTCCCTGGTCGTCAACAGCTCGCAGGGCGGCGGCACCAAGGACACCTGGGTGCTGGAAAGCTGA
- a CDS encoding GGDEF domain-containing protein, producing MPFAPRPPLADLVLGSDGRMRRSLRLMLIANSLYPVNAVLAWWAIRAGHMDARFGAVLIAYILVGPMLAYAAIRSGWSRRFRDPMMVFPMCLFCIGSIILAFGGMVVQLRGLVLAILPLVLMLGQFNLPPSQIRALGLLSVLGIGLVTLGRWLSTTPVEHEFARDVVQMVYIGGVLLVSSKVAQLVSRLRHDLVRSQTELGDALARVQLLATRDDLTGLPNRRRMDEILLEETRRHARQGTPFSVALIDLDHFKRINDTLGHHVGDEVLRRFAERARAALREIDVLARWGGEEFLLLCPGSHAEQAAVGLSRLQAGLAAQPLLAEHPTLRVTFSAGLTEHQLDERIEASIERADRALYQAKDAGRNRWVQTP from the coding sequence GTGCCCTTTGCTCCCCGCCCTCCCCTGGCCGATCTGGTCCTGGGCTCAGACGGACGCATGCGTCGGTCGCTGCGCCTGATGCTGATCGCCAACAGCCTCTACCCGGTGAACGCGGTGCTGGCGTGGTGGGCAATCCGGGCCGGCCACATGGACGCGCGCTTCGGCGCCGTGCTGATTGCCTACATCCTGGTCGGGCCGATGCTGGCTTATGCCGCGATCCGCTCGGGCTGGAGCCGCCGTTTCCGCGATCCGATGATGGTGTTCCCGATGTGCCTGTTCTGCATCGGCAGCATCATCCTGGCCTTCGGAGGCATGGTGGTGCAGCTGCGCGGACTGGTGCTGGCCATCCTGCCGCTGGTGCTCATGCTCGGCCAGTTCAACCTCCCGCCATCGCAGATCCGGGCCCTGGGGCTGCTGTCCGTGCTGGGCATCGGCCTGGTGACGCTGGGCCGCTGGCTGAGCACCACCCCGGTCGAACACGAGTTTGCGCGCGACGTGGTGCAGATGGTCTACATCGGCGGGGTGCTGCTGGTGAGCTCGAAGGTCGCACAACTCGTGAGCCGGCTGCGGCACGATCTGGTGCGCAGCCAGACCGAACTCGGCGATGCCCTGGCTCGCGTGCAACTGCTGGCCACACGCGATGACCTCACCGGCCTGCCCAACCGGCGTCGCATGGACGAGATCCTGCTGGAAGAAACCCGGCGCCACGCACGCCAGGGCACGCCATTCAGCGTGGCGCTGATCGATCTGGATCACTTCAAGCGGATCAACGACACGCTGGGCCACCACGTGGGCGACGAGGTGTTGCGCCGCTTTGCCGAGCGTGCGCGCGCCGCCCTGCGCGAGATCGACGTGCTGGCCCGCTGGGGCGGCGAAGAGTTTCTGCTGCTGTGCCCCGGCAGCCATGCAGAGCAGGCGGCGGTGGGCCTGTCGCGGCTGCAAGCCGGCCTGGCCGCCCAGCCCCTGCTGGCCGAGCACCCCACCCTGCGGGTGACCTTCTCCGCAGGCCTGACGGAGCACCAGCTGGACGAGCGCATCGAGGCCAGCATCGAACGGGCGGACCGCGCGCTCTACCAGGCAAAAGACGCCGGGCGCAACCGGTGGGTGCAAACCCCGTAA
- the hrpA gene encoding ATP-dependent RNA helicase HrpA translates to MSTLPPITFPESLPVSGKRAEIEAALRDHQVIIVCGETGSGKTTQLPKIALAMGRGGWGQVRDPNARRHERPKLIGHTQPRRIAASSVAKRIAEELNTPLGEVVGYKVRFQDRLQPGSSVKLMTDGILLAETQGDPDLRAYDTLIIDEAHERSLNIDFLLGYLRQLLPRRPDLKVIVTSATIDAERFAKHFESAKGPAPVIMVSGRLFPVEQRYRPFEESREYGLNEAIADGVDELWREGSGDILVFLPGEREIREAADHLRKHLAEHRTVAEVLPLFARLSQQEQDRVFQTGNGRRIVLATNVAETSLTVPGIRYVIDSGQARVKRYSFRNKVEQLQIEPISQAAANQRAGRCGRVANGICIRLYDEKDFTARPRFTDPEILRSSLAGVILRMKSLHLGHVEDFPFIEPPLRKAIADGYQLLNELGAVDDNNDITPLGQTLAKLPLDPRVGRMILEAKDRQALAEVLVIAASVSVQDVRDRPIDQQQQADQKHKQFDDEKSEFMGTLKLWKWLDESRGGHGHHAPGEPERHKLSHRKYEALLRENFINPRRVREWRDVYAQLHTVVAEHNWRLNGTPATYEQVHLSLLSGLLGNVGVKSDEDEWYLGARGIKFWKHPGANLSKKPGRWILAAELVETTRLYGRGIANIDAQWLVFMGQHLLKKQLLEPHWEKKAAEVVALERATLYGLVVYNNKRVNYGLVNAREAREIFIREALVGQEWETRLPFLAHNRKLIAQVEQLEHKSRRQDVLVDDELIHAFYDAQIPPDVMSGHSFERWYRHASRENAKLLYLSREELMRHEAAGITSAAFPKVIRLGGVDCAATYLHQPGDARDGVTVTVPIFALNQVGDERGEWLVPGMLKDKVLALVKSLHQKPRARLVPLPDYAESFVQAAEFGQGSLMEQLLKAVRDKTQLDIKRADFKLDMLPPHLFMNYRVVDEHGRQLGMGRNLPALKAELGSLARGAFQALAALKAKEVVQGGEAAAGSADDSVAAVGARKAGQATRVAGGAPGHSASAPAPAAASKAGSAAGQGKSPSASTPLTDWTFGELPELMEIQRGGHTLVGFPALIDKVSHVEIDIFDEPDVAAAKHRAGLRRLVALQIREPLKYLERNIPDLQKMAMAYMSLGTADELRDQIIDVALDRAYLAEPLPTDAASFKARVEEGRTRLNLIAQEVARLAGTVLTEYAAALRKLKDARPPKDVADDITAQLQRLMPKRFVAQTPYAQLQHFPRYLKGVVLRLDKLKGDAARDAQRLTELRPLDQRYTRRLAELKGTHDARLDEFRWLLEELRISLFAQELRTPQPVSVKRLEKTWAQLSA, encoded by the coding sequence GTGTCCACCCTGCCGCCCATCACCTTCCCCGAATCGCTGCCCGTCAGCGGCAAACGTGCCGAGATCGAGGCCGCCCTGCGCGACCACCAGGTCATCATCGTCTGCGGCGAAACCGGTTCGGGCAAGACGACGCAGCTGCCCAAGATCGCGCTGGCCATGGGGCGGGGCGGCTGGGGACAGGTGCGCGATCCGAATGCCCGGCGGCATGAACGCCCGAAGCTGATCGGCCACACCCAGCCGCGGCGGATTGCGGCCTCCAGCGTGGCCAAGCGCATCGCCGAAGAGCTCAACACGCCGCTGGGCGAGGTGGTGGGCTACAAGGTGCGCTTCCAGGACCGGCTGCAGCCCGGTTCGTCCGTCAAGCTGATGACCGACGGCATCCTGCTGGCCGAGACCCAGGGTGATCCGGACCTGCGCGCCTACGACACGCTCATCATCGACGAGGCCCACGAGCGCAGCCTCAACATCGACTTCCTGCTGGGTTACCTGCGCCAGTTGTTGCCGCGCCGGCCGGATCTCAAGGTCATCGTCACCTCGGCCACCATCGATGCCGAGCGCTTCGCGAAGCACTTCGAATCGGCCAAAGGGCCCGCGCCCGTCATCATGGTGTCGGGTCGGCTGTTCCCGGTCGAGCAGCGCTACCGGCCGTTTGAAGAAAGCCGCGAGTACGGTCTGAACGAGGCCATTGCCGATGGCGTGGACGAACTCTGGCGAGAGGGCAGTGGCGACATCCTCGTCTTCCTGCCGGGCGAGCGCGAGATCCGCGAGGCCGCCGACCACCTGCGCAAGCACCTGGCCGAGCACCGCACGGTGGCCGAGGTGCTGCCGCTGTTCGCCCGCCTGAGCCAGCAGGAGCAGGACCGCGTCTTCCAGACCGGCAATGGCCGCCGCATCGTGCTGGCCACCAACGTGGCCGAGACCTCGCTGACGGTGCCCGGCATCCGCTACGTGATCGACAGCGGGCAGGCGCGGGTCAAACGCTACTCTTTCCGCAACAAAGTCGAGCAGCTGCAGATCGAGCCCATCAGCCAGGCCGCGGCCAACCAGCGGGCCGGGCGTTGCGGCCGGGTGGCCAACGGCATCTGCATCCGCCTGTACGACGAGAAGGACTTCACCGCGCGGCCGCGGTTCACCGATCCGGAAATCCTGCGCAGCTCATTGGCCGGCGTCATCCTGCGGATGAAGTCGCTGCACCTGGGCCATGTGGAGGACTTCCCCTTCATCGAGCCCCCGCTGCGCAAGGCCATTGCCGACGGCTATCAGTTGCTCAACGAGCTGGGTGCGGTCGACGACAACAACGACATCACGCCGCTGGGCCAGACGCTGGCAAAGCTGCCGCTCGACCCGCGCGTGGGCCGCATGATCCTCGAAGCCAAGGACCGCCAGGCGCTGGCCGAGGTGCTGGTGATCGCGGCGAGCGTGAGTGTGCAGGATGTGCGCGACCGGCCCATCGACCAGCAACAGCAGGCCGACCAGAAGCACAAGCAGTTCGACGACGAGAAGTCGGAGTTCATGGGCACGCTCAAGCTGTGGAAGTGGCTGGACGAAAGCCGCGGCGGGCACGGACATCACGCCCCGGGCGAGCCGGAAAGGCACAAGCTCAGCCACCGCAAGTACGAAGCCCTGCTGCGCGAGAACTTCATCAACCCCCGCCGCGTGCGCGAGTGGCGGGACGTGTACGCCCAGCTGCACACCGTGGTGGCCGAGCACAACTGGCGCCTCAATGGCACGCCCGCCACCTACGAGCAGGTGCACCTGTCACTGCTGTCCGGCCTGCTGGGCAACGTCGGCGTCAAGAGCGACGAGGATGAGTGGTACCTGGGTGCGCGCGGCATCAAGTTCTGGAAACACCCGGGCGCCAACCTGAGCAAGAAGCCGGGGCGCTGGATCCTGGCTGCCGAGCTGGTTGAAACCACCAGGCTGTATGGCCGTGGCATTGCCAACATCGACGCGCAGTGGCTGGTCTTCATGGGCCAGCACCTGCTCAAGAAGCAGTTGCTCGAGCCCCATTGGGAGAAGAAGGCCGCCGAGGTCGTCGCGCTGGAGCGCGCCACGCTGTATGGCCTGGTCGTCTACAACAACAAGCGCGTCAACTATGGCCTGGTCAACGCCCGCGAGGCGCGCGAGATCTTCATCCGCGAGGCCCTGGTCGGCCAGGAATGGGAGACCCGTCTGCCCTTCCTGGCGCACAACCGCAAGCTGATCGCGCAGGTCGAGCAGCTGGAGCACAAGTCCCGCCGCCAGGACGTGCTGGTGGACGATGAGCTGATCCACGCTTTCTACGACGCGCAGATCCCGCCCGACGTGATGAGCGGCCACAGCTTCGAGCGCTGGTACCGCCATGCGAGCCGCGAGAATGCCAAGCTGCTCTACCTGAGCCGCGAAGAGCTGATGCGCCATGAGGCGGCGGGCATCACGAGCGCGGCGTTCCCGAAGGTGATCCGGCTGGGCGGGGTCGACTGTGCTGCCACCTACCTGCACCAGCCTGGCGATGCGCGCGACGGCGTGACCGTGACCGTGCCCATCTTCGCGCTCAACCAGGTGGGCGACGAGCGCGGCGAATGGCTGGTGCCCGGCATGCTCAAGGACAAGGTGCTGGCGCTGGTCAAGAGCCTGCATCAGAAGCCGCGCGCGCGCCTGGTGCCGCTGCCGGATTACGCCGAATCGTTCGTGCAGGCTGCCGAGTTCGGGCAGGGCAGCCTGATGGAGCAGCTGCTCAAGGCCGTGCGCGACAAGACGCAGCTCGACATCAAGCGCGCCGACTTCAAGCTCGACATGCTGCCGCCCCACCTGTTCATGAACTACCGCGTGGTCGACGAGCATGGCCGCCAGCTGGGCATGGGCCGCAACCTGCCAGCGCTCAAGGCCGAACTCGGCTCGCTGGCGCGCGGGGCCTTCCAGGCCCTGGCCGCGCTGAAGGCGAAGGAGGTGGTGCAGGGGGGCGAGGCGGCAGCGGGATCGGCGGACGATTCGGTGGCGGCGGTCGGCGCCCGCAAGGCCGGCCAGGCCACCCGTGTGGCAGGGGGCGCGCCCGGCCACTCCGCGTCCGCGCCGGCACCTGCAGCGGCTTCGAAAGCCGGCAGCGCGGCGGGGCAGGGCAAGTCGCCCTCGGCCAGCACCCCGCTCACCGACTGGACCTTCGGCGAGCTGCCCGAGCTGATGGAGATCCAGCGTGGCGGCCACACGCTGGTCGGTTTCCCGGCCCTGATCGACAAGGTCAGCCACGTCGAGATCGACATCTTCGACGAGCCTGACGTCGCCGCCGCGAAGCACCGTGCGGGCCTGCGCCGGCTGGTGGCCCTGCAGATCCGCGAGCCGCTGAAGTATCTGGAAAGAAACATCCCGGACCTGCAGAAGATGGCGATGGCCTACATGAGCCTGGGCACGGCCGACGAGCTGCGCGACCAGATCATCGACGTGGCCCTGGACCGCGCCTACCTGGCCGAGCCGCTGCCCACCGATGCCGCCAGCTTCAAGGCGCGCGTGGAAGAAGGCCGCACCCGCCTGAACCTGATCGCCCAGGAAGTGGCCCGCCTGGCCGGCACCGTGCTGACCGAGTACGCCGCCGCCCTGCGCAAGCTGAAGGACGCCCGCCCGCCGAAGGACGTGGCCGACGACATCACGGCGCAGTTGCAACGCCTGATGCCCAAGCGCTTCGTGGCGCAGACGCCGTATGCGCAACTGCAGCATTTCCCGCGCTACCTGAAGGGGGTGGTGCTGCGCCTGGACAAGCTCAAGGGCGACGCGGCCCGCGACGCTCAGCGGCTGACCGAACTGCGGCCACTCGACCAGCGTTACACCCGTCGCCTGGCCGAGCTCAAGGGCACGCACGACGCGCGCCTGGACGAGTTCCGCTGGCTGCTGGAAGAACTGCGCATCAGCCTGTTTGCACAAGAGCTGCGCACGCCCCAGCCTGTCAGCGTCAAACGGCTCGAAAAGACCTGGGCGCAGCTCAGTGCCT
- a CDS encoding transglutaminase family protein, giving the protein MTVARLSVEHETLYTYASPVEQAQHIACLRPLSDAGQTLEAFDMTVSPSPSQHSVHRDSHDNSRACFALHAPHSELRVVARSTVQVRDRYPGLDAADAPDCEDVRGRLAYRAHRPFEPACEYVYASPYVPLHAELREYASLSLKPGRPLAEAAIELMHRIHTEFTYAPASTDISTPILDVFDRRQGVCQDFAHLMIGCLRAWGVAARYVSGYLLTRPPPGQAPLVGADASHAWLSVWVPGLGLERAGDWLDLDPTNDCIPALHHVRVAHGRDFGDVTPLRGVIRGGGRHTLLVRVTTRLLDEDADVDTPRTASVR; this is encoded by the coding sequence ATGACGGTGGCCCGCCTGTCCGTCGAGCACGAGACGCTGTACACCTACGCCAGCCCGGTGGAGCAGGCACAGCATATCGCCTGCCTGCGGCCGCTGTCGGATGCCGGCCAGACGCTCGAGGCGTTCGACATGACCGTGTCGCCATCGCCCTCGCAGCACAGCGTGCACCGCGACAGCCACGACAACAGCCGCGCCTGTTTCGCGCTGCATGCCCCGCACAGCGAACTGCGCGTGGTGGCCCGCAGCACGGTGCAGGTGCGCGACCGCTACCCGGGCCTCGATGCGGCCGACGCCCCCGACTGCGAAGACGTGCGCGGGCGCCTGGCCTACCGGGCGCACAGGCCTTTCGAGCCAGCGTGCGAGTATGTCTACGCCTCGCCCTACGTGCCGCTGCATGCCGAGCTGCGCGAGTACGCCAGCCTGTCGCTGAAGCCCGGCCGTCCGTTGGCCGAGGCCGCGATCGAGCTGATGCACCGCATCCACACCGAGTTCACGTACGCGCCCGCGTCCACCGACATCTCCACGCCCATCCTCGACGTCTTCGATCGCCGCCAGGGCGTCTGCCAGGACTTCGCCCACCTGATGATCGGTTGCCTGCGCGCCTGGGGTGTGGCCGCACGCTACGTCAGCGGTTACCTGCTGACGCGACCGCCGCCGGGGCAGGCGCCCCTTGTTGGTGCAGATGCGTCCCATGCGTGGCTGAGCGTCTGGGTGCCGGGCCTGGGCCTCGAGCGCGCGGGCGACTGGCTCGACCTCGACCCCACCAACGATTGCATCCCCGCGCTGCACCACGTCCGTGTCGCGCATGGCCGTGATTTCGGCGACGTGACGCCCCTGCGCGGCGTGATCCGCGGTGGGGGGCGGCACACCTTGTTGGTGCGCGTCACCACCCGCCTGCTGGATGAAGACGCGGACGTCGACACGCCCCGCACCGCCTCGGTACGTTGA
- the argA gene encoding amino-acid N-acetyltransferase: MDLVFPHTFVPWFRSVAPHIHAHRGKTFVVGLSGELIAAGKLESFVQDLALMQAMGIRIVLAHGFRPQLEEQLRLKGQESKFSHGMRITDAVALDCAQEAAGQLRYEIEAAFSLGLPNTPMAGASVSVISGNFVTARPVGIVDGVDFIHTGLVRKIDAMAVRRAIDTGALVMLSPFGFSHTGEAFNLSMEDVATSAAIALKADKLIFVTEVRGILQSIVQDPARAAELEARQHDPDVEIDQELALADARRLLAALPNPLQPTDTAYYLQHAVKASEGGVERVHIIPYKVDGALLMEVFTHDGVGTMIVDEKLESLREAAPDDVGGILQLIEPFEQDGTLVKRSRTEIERDIHQYTVIEHDGVIFGCAALYPFPEASTAEMAALTISPNVQGQGDGERILKRIEQRARAMGLSTLFVLTTRTMHWFIKRGFAPVDPDWLPEARKRSYKWDRRSQVLVKNLK; the protein is encoded by the coding sequence ATGGATCTGGTCTTCCCCCACACCTTCGTGCCCTGGTTCCGTTCCGTGGCGCCCCACATCCACGCGCACCGTGGCAAGACGTTTGTCGTGGGGCTGTCGGGCGAACTGATCGCCGCCGGCAAGCTGGAAAGCTTCGTGCAGGACCTGGCGCTGATGCAGGCCATGGGCATCCGCATCGTGCTGGCGCACGGCTTTCGTCCGCAGCTGGAGGAACAGCTGCGACTGAAGGGCCAGGAGTCGAAGTTCAGCCACGGCATGCGCATCACCGACGCGGTGGCGCTCGACTGCGCCCAGGAAGCCGCGGGCCAGCTGCGCTACGAAATCGAGGCGGCCTTTTCGCTGGGGCTGCCCAACACGCCGATGGCCGGGGCCTCGGTGAGCGTGATTTCCGGCAACTTCGTGACCGCCCGCCCGGTGGGCATCGTCGACGGCGTCGACTTCATTCACACCGGCCTGGTGCGCAAGATCGATGCGATGGCCGTGCGCCGCGCCATCGACACCGGCGCGCTCGTCATGCTCTCGCCATTCGGCTTCTCGCACACCGGCGAGGCCTTCAACCTGAGCATGGAAGACGTGGCCACCAGTGCCGCCATCGCGCTGAAAGCCGACAAGCTCATCTTCGTGACCGAGGTGCGCGGCATCCTGCAAAGCATCGTGCAGGACCCGGCGCGCGCAGCCGAGCTGGAGGCCCGGCAGCATGACCCGGACGTCGAGATCGACCAGGAACTGGCCCTCGCCGACGCCCGGCGCCTGCTGGCGGCCCTGCCCAATCCCTTGCAGCCCACCGACACGGCCTACTACCTGCAACATGCGGTGAAGGCCAGCGAGGGCGGCGTCGAGCGCGTGCACATCATTCCGTACAAGGTCGACGGCGCCCTGCTGATGGAGGTGTTCACCCACGACGGCGTGGGCACCATGATCGTCGACGAGAAGCTGGAAAGCCTGCGCGAGGCCGCACCGGACGACGTGGGCGGCATCCTGCAGCTGATCGAGCCGTTCGAGCAGGACGGCACGCTGGTCAAGCGCAGCCGCACCGAGATCGAACGCGACATCCACCAGTACACCGTGATCGAGCACGACGGCGTGATTTTCGGCTGTGCGGCGCTCTACCCCTTCCCCGAGGCCAGCACCGCCGAAATGGCCGCCCTGACCATCTCGCCCAACGTGCAGGGCCAGGGTGACGGCGAACGTATCCTCAAGCGGATCGAGCAGCGCGCGCGGGCCATGGGCCTGTCGACGCTGTTCGTGCTGACGACCCGAACCATGCACTGGTTCATCAAGCGCGGCTTTGCGCCGGTCGACCCCGACTGGCTGCCCGAGGCGCGCAAGCGCAGCTACAAGTGGGACCGGCGCTCGCAGGTCCTCGTCAAGAACCTCAAATAA
- a CDS encoding oxidative damage protection protein: MARTIQCKHLNKEAEGLDFAPYPGELGKRIYNEISKEAWQMWLKHQTMLVNENRLNLADTRARQYLARQMEQFFFGAGAEQVQGYVPPAQ; encoded by the coding sequence ATGGCACGCACCATCCAATGCAAGCACCTCAACAAGGAAGCCGAAGGCCTGGACTTCGCGCCCTACCCGGGTGAGCTGGGCAAGCGCATCTACAACGAGATCTCGAAGGAAGCCTGGCAGATGTGGCTCAAGCACCAGACCATGCTGGTGAATGAAAACCGCCTGAACCTGGCCGACACGCGCGCACGCCAGTACCTGGCCCGCCAGATGGAACAGTTCTTCTTTGGTGCCGGCGCCGAGCAGGTGCAGGGCTACGTGCCGCCTGCTCAGTGA
- a CDS encoding alpha-E domain-containing protein, whose protein sequence is MLSRTADHLFWMARYMERAENTARLLDVNYQTALLPQSQEAAQNGWKGLLSISELTSDYLKKHGEITARDIMTFMVSDPNNPSSILNCLRAARENARAVRGALTTEVWETANQTWLEFNRVLKDGMLERDPGEVFEWVKFRSHLSRGVTVGTMLQDEALHFQRIGTFLERADNTARLLDVKFHARNTEFFGSGAGNEGKEVDFYHWSAVLRSVSAFEVYRKVYRNVIRPEKVAELLILRAEMPRSLLHCMNEVVGNLRAVANDQSHETLRRAGRLRADLQYGHIDEILATGLHAYLTQFLDRVSDLGYGISRDFLMPA, encoded by the coding sequence ATGCTGTCGCGCACCGCCGATCACCTTTTCTGGATGGCCCGCTACATGGAGCGCGCCGAGAACACCGCGCGCCTGCTGGACGTGAACTACCAGACGGCGCTGCTGCCGCAGTCGCAGGAGGCCGCGCAGAACGGCTGGAAGGGCCTGCTGAGCATCAGCGAGCTCACCAGCGATTACCTCAAGAAGCACGGCGAGATCACGGCGCGCGACATCATGACCTTCATGGTGAGCGACCCCAACAACCCGTCGAGCATCCTCAACTGCCTGCGCGCCGCCCGCGAGAACGCGCGCGCCGTGCGCGGTGCGCTGACCACCGAGGTGTGGGAAACCGCCAACCAGACCTGGCTGGAGTTCAACCGCGTGCTCAAGGACGGCATGCTCGAGCGCGATCCCGGTGAGGTGTTCGAGTGGGTGAAGTTCCGCTCGCACCTCTCGCGCGGGGTCACCGTGGGCACCATGCTGCAGGACGAGGCCCTGCACTTCCAGCGCATCGGCACCTTTCTGGAGCGCGCCGACAACACAGCACGCCTGTTGGACGTGAAGTTCCATGCCCGCAACACCGAGTTCTTCGGCTCGGGGGCCGGCAACGAAGGCAAGGAAGTCGACTTCTATCACTGGTCGGCGGTGCTGCGGTCGGTCTCGGCCTTCGAGGTGTACCGCAAGGTCTACCGCAACGTGATCCGGCCGGAGAAGGTGGCCGAGCTGCTCATCCTGCGCGCCGAAATGCCCCGTTCGCTGCTGCACTGCATGAACGAAGTGGTCGGCAACCTGCGCGCGGTGGCCAACGACCAGAGCCACGAGACCCTGCGCCGGGCGGGCCGTCTGCGTGCCGACCTGCAATATGGCCACATCGACGAGATCCTCGCCACGGGCCTGCATGCCTACCTGACGCAGTTCCTCGACCGCGTCAGCGACCTGGGCTACGGCATCAGCCGCGATTTCCTGATGCCCGCCTGA